A stretch of the Salvelinus sp. IW2-2015 unplaced genomic scaffold, ASM291031v2 Un_scaffold3866, whole genome shotgun sequence genome encodes the following:
- the LOC112076597 gene encoding small ribosomal subunit protein eS19, with product MPGVTVKDVNQQEFVRALSAFLKKSGKLKVPDWVDIVKLAKHKELAPSDENWFYTRAASTVRHLYLRGGAGVGSMTKIYGGRQRNGVCPAHFSVGSKNVARKVLQALELLKMVEKNPNGGRRLTAQGTRDLDRIAGQVAAAKLPPKAAPTV from the exons ATGCCTGGTGTCACAGTGAAAGACGTCAACCAGCAGGAGTTTGTCCGTGCCCTATCGGCTTTCCTGAAGAA GTCAGGAAAGCTGAAGGTCCCAGATTGGGTGGACATTGTCAAGCTGGCCAAACACAAGGAGCTGGCCCCCAGCGATGAGAACTGGTTCTACACCAGAGCTG cTTCCACAGTGCGCCACCTGTACCTGCGTGGGGGTGCCGGTGTGGGCTCCATGACCAAGATCTATGGTGGTCGCCAGAGGAACGGTGTGTGTCCCGCCCACTTCAGTGTCGGCTCCAAAAACGTGGCCCGCAAGGTGCTGCAGGCCCTTGAGCTTCTCAAGATGGTGGAGAAGAACCCCAACGG tgGTCGCAGACTAACCGCCCAGGGAACCAGAGATCTGGACAGGATTGCTGGCCAG GTTGCAGCTGCGAAGTTGCCCCCCAAGGCTGCCCCCACagtttaa